The sequence below is a genomic window from Leptospira inadai serovar Lyme str. 10.
CCGAAGTCTTGCCGGACTTTTCGATGCGCCGTAAAAATTTCGGAACGTCCGGGAAGATCGTACTTTTTAGTTCTCCGGTTTCATATCCTTGTTTCCAAATCCTACCTTGAATTTCTTTTAAGGCTCCCAATTTTCTATCTTTAGAAACGAGAAACGCGCAAAAATCGGCCAATGATTCCGGTCGAGAATCCAAGACTTTTCCGAATTCGGATTCCTGCTTTGAGGCGACGAACAATTCATCCAATAATTTTTTTCCAAGGGGAACGGATTGAAAGAAAGTGAGAAAATTTCGCGTGGAGTAAGGGAATAAAATTTTATGCACGAATTCGATAGGCGTGGTTGTTCCTTCTATATCGAATAAAAACACGTTTGCATCTTCCAAAACCACTAAGCCGTCCTCCGCAATTTTTGCGCTTCTTCGGACAGGATTTTATGCACATTCGCTTCGTCCTGCCGGAAATTCTTTAAAATGATCCACCAAAATAAACCGCAGGGTATCCAAAAAAGAACCGCGATGGTAAAGGCAGTCGATCGCTCTGCGACAAATCCTAGAATAATGGCGGCCATCGCCGGCCCTAATCCTTTTCCTAAGTCATCGGTGAGATTATAAAGCGAAAACATGGCGGCCCTGTTTTTGGGAGTGTTCACGTTTAGGATCAAGGCTCTCACGTTCGGTCCCGTCACCGCTATAATAAATCCGGTAATTACGTTTATCCAAATAAATGCCGGTTGGAGTGCTGCCGAACCCGCGTGAAGAAGATAAACGCTAGGGCCTGTTCCTAATAAGACCATTACCGCGCAAAAGATCGGCATATAAGATTTATTCCTATTATAAAGTTTCTGGCCGATGATTCCGCCAAAGAATGTTCCTATAAAGATTCCGATCGCCGCGAACGTCATAAGACCGGCGGCGCTTGCTTTTGGAATTCCGTAATCGTTCTCGTAATAGTCCGCTAAAAATGTAAAGAATACTCCCCAAGGTACGCATCCCGGAATCCCTTGCAAAAAAATTCCGATATTGGTCTTGTTCGCAAATAATATTCTTAAATCCTTCCATGTTAAACGAACATCCGCTTCGTCGGTCGTCAAATCCGCTATTTCGGTGAATTCCTTCTCGGTTCTACCTCTTGCAGGTTCCGTACAAAAAAGGGCATAGACGATCATAAAAAAGAAGGAAGGGGCCGCCATATAAATGAAACTCATCCGCCATCCGTTTTCTAAATCCGCTTGGCCTATAATTCCTCCGAAGAGTTGACCTACGCCGACTCCTAATCCCATTGCGAGCGAAAGATAACCTGAGGCGATGGATCGGGACTTGTCCGAAAAATAATCCCCTAAGATGGAGAACAATAAAGGAAAGCTTCCTCCTAGCCCGAAGCCTGTTAAAGTTCTAAGCAGTAGGAACTCATTATAAGTCTGCGCAAAACCGGAAAGTAAACAGGGAATTTCGCCTAACAATACGGTTCCCACCACTAAGGCCTTCCTGGAAAATCTTTGGGTCAGGTAACCCATGTTTACGGAGACTAATCCTCCTAAGACGAAGAAGAAAATCGGAATCTCTCCGCCCATTTTCCAATCGATTTCCTTTTGTTCGGTTATTCCAAAAGAGCGAGCTATATTCCGCAGGTTGGGTGCGATAAGATTTTGGTCGGCAAAGAGGAAAAACGCCATCCCTAAAATCATCCAAAAGGCCAGGACTGCGTTGCCTCCGCAGGAAGCGAGTTCGCCTAACCCGATATATCGTAATAAGCTTTTTTTAGAAGATGGCTGGGACATCCGATTTCTCCGATCCTTGATTCTTGAGTTCTACACATTTCCTGATCCGATTGTCTTCGGCTGTTATTCATTCGTAACCGATTCAAAAATCCCGATCCGGAGTGAGGGGACGTTCGCTTGCCGGGGACTCGATAGCGAAGTTTGCAAGCTTGGACTCTATAACATGAAGAATCCGAATCGTCAACGAATACTTTCGACGGGAAGGTTATGCACTCGTTCGATCTTTCGAACGTCGAAATTAGAACTGCTTTCACCCCTTGTCGCTTATCGAAATTGTAGGTGATTCTTTCGGATACTCGATTCGTTCGGCTTTGTTACGCTAGATTCAATAAAGGCTTGACCCTTTGTTAAAGTATCGATAGCTTCGATCGGAATCGCACCCTTCTTCGGAGTCTTAGCATATGGCCTACCAACACAAGGAATTCTATATCCAATCTTCCCGAGACAATACCAAACTCTATTGTCAGGCTTGGATCAAACCCGATGCAAATAGGGTACTTGTGTTTAATCATGGATTCGGCGAGCATAGCGGAAGATACGGTAATTTAATAAATTATTTCAAAGATAGTGACGTAAGCTTTTACGGTTTAGATATGCGCGGTCATGGCAAATCGGACGGAAAGAGGGGGCACGCCGACACCTTCGAGTTATTCGTGGATGATTTGGCCGATTTTGTCCAAGAAGTTCGCCGTAGAGAAAAGAAGGATAAGATTCTGCTTCTGGGTCATTCCATGGGTGGGGTCGTAGTCATTCGATACGCCTTGGAAGGCATTAATCAGGATTATCTGCATGCAGTCGTAGCTAGTTCCCCGGCATTAAAGATTCCGGCGAATACGTTCCAGAAATTTCAAATCGCCGTGGCCGGCTTTTTACGCAAACTATCCCCAGATACGACTTTGGATGCGAATCTGGACGTTAACTTGATTAGTCGCGACCCCGAAGTGGTAAAGGCTTATGTGGAGGATCCCTTAGTTCATGGTAAGATATCCTTCTCGATGGGATACGAGCTTTTTCAACAGGGCGAGATCGCAAATAAGAAGGCGGCTATTTTGAGGACACCGATTTTGATTTTACACGGCCTCTCAGATAGGATTGCGGATCCGGCAGGAAGTCTCGAATTTTATAATCATTTAGTCTATAAGAATAAGAGAATTAAAACGTATCCCGGCTTTTATCATGAGACGATGAACGAGGTTTCCCCGGATAAGGAAACGGTGTTAAAAGACATTAAGGAATTTTTGGATTCATTGGTTCCCGAAAAGACCGGTCAAAAAAAAAATTAAGACCGGCCTAGCTTCGAAAAAAAATCGATCCGAAAACTTCCTATAACGAAAAAGAATAGTAAATGAAGTTCTTTAATCGGCGCGGGAAGTCGGCGGATTTTCCTTTCATAAGGACCGAACTAAATGAGCCGCTCCGACTATCGATACTGATTCTTCCTAAGAAATCCTCTTTGTCTTAAATTTGAAAAACTCTCTTCGCATTCGCGTAAAAAAATCTTTTTAGAGACGGATCCGGTAAGTCCAAAACGGCCGCTTGATTTGCGCATTTATTAAATTCGAGATGGGGAAAATTCGTACCGAATAGAACCTTACTTCTTCCGGATGTTTTCATATAGTCCAGCAACTGCTTCGGATACTGAGAAGGTAAATGCGCGGAAGTGTCGATGTAAACGTTCTGGTGTTTCATGCACAATCCTATCATCTCGTCCGTCCAAGGAAACCCTAGATGGCCGCCTACGATCTTTAACGTAGGGAAAGTTAAGGCGACCTCGTCCAAATAGGGGACGGGCCTTCCCGTTTCCGAGGGCATCAGCGGACCGGTGTGCCCTACTTGGGTGCAAAAGGGAATTCCTAACTCTATACACTCCACGTAGAGGGGATAATACAATTTATGGTTGGGCGGAAGCTGCCAAAGCCAAGGAAGAACGAATAGTCCTTTAAAACCTAGGTCCTTGATCGCTCGCCTCAATTCTTTAACGGCTTCCACCGGTTTTGAGAGATCGACAGTCGCGATTCCGACAAACCGATCCGGATATCGATTCGTGTATTCGTAAATTTGATCGTTCGTGCAGACCCATTGGCCCGGGCGGCACCAAGCCCGTAACAATACTTTCTCGACTCCGGCCTCGTCGAGTAGGTCGACGGTTTCTTCGGGCGAAAGACTTTTTCGGGCATAGCCACCCGAACCGGATCGTTTAAAGAGAGATGCGATCTCCGGCAATTTTTGAACCATCGAAACCAAGGCCGGTTGAGCCCAAGCATCGATGATTTGACCTTTATACTGATTTTCTTCCATGATTGAATCGAACGGATGTTCCCCTCCATTCAGAAATTATAGACGTATTTAGTTTTATGTCAAACTAAATACGGTCCGAAATAATAAAATTATCCAGAGATAGGAACACTTCGGAAAAAATGAACGAATCGGAAAATCCTCGTTCGAGAAACTGCCTGTCGTTTAACAAGGAACTTCAGTAAGATGTCGGGTTTGCGATTCCTTGCAAACCCTCGTGATTCGTTAAATTTAGTTATCTAGGCGAATTTACGATAAACGAATAGGAAGGAAAGAGTGAACAAAAGACCCAATATCGCCACCACACCCAAGACGGTCTTTTCGGCCGAAACGAAAAATTTACCGTTCTCGATACTTCTTTCCTGATCGGCTGAAGAGGTTTCCACCGCTTGACCTCCTTTGACGGAAATCGTTATTTCCTGTTGGGGAGCGGAATAGGAAATCGAATACGCTTTTACGTCCTCGGGTACGTCCGCTTCTAATTTCCTTACGTTCCTCGCGCCACCGAAGGATAGCTCCATATCCTTGGGTTTTGCGAACACGACTCGTTCCCCGTCATTTTTTTCGAATAGAAGCTTATCCTTAAATGTGGCGGGTGCAAGATTGGTAGCGGGAACGGAATAAGAAATATATAATTGAGAGGAGCCGGGGAGAATCGGGCGATCCAATGCTAAGCCCTGCTTTCCCGGTCTTAGCTGTAACGGGATTCCCATGCCGGCTCCTTGCGTAAGTTGTGCGGAAACGTCGGACGCTTCCGCAGGAGTGAAAATTTCTATCGGGTCCGACTCGTTTTGGAAGCTGCGAGGGGGAATCGAATTATTCTGTAGTATAAAAACCTTAAACACGATTAAGGAATCTTTCGATCTGGTGATCTGCAATAACGATTTTGTTTTGATCAAGGACCGATCCTGAGTCTTTTCAAAGACCGTGACTTCCTGCGGTTGCGTTCTCATTACCGGAACGGGTGGAACGATTTTATTATAATTCACTCCCCCATAGGTCACTTGTAAAAGTATGGGCAAACCGTCCGGAGCTTCTACTTTTGGGAGACGGAAACTGCCCTTAACGGGGCCGATATCTCCGATCGAAAGGGGAATCATCTGTCGTTCCAGCGCGAATAGTTTAATTTTCTCCGCGGATCCTACACCGCCTGTCGTGCCGTTTTTCAGTGTGACCTGTAGTTCGACTTCTTCCGCAGACAGTGAAGCGGTAAATAGGCTTAAAACCAGGAAAAAAGATGATATCGTGCGTTTGTACATGAGGTCGGTTCCATTCTCTTGAATCCCCCCAAAAAGGGAAAGCCTTTACGACTACTTACGAGGGTGAAAATCCGATTCGAAAATTGTGGACGAAACCCGCCGAATATTTAGAAAGGATGCCTTACCAAAAGGAATAGGCATCACTTCATGTTGTGCCCCAAGGAGGGATCTTGAAAATCCTGAAAAATACATTATACACGGTGCTCATTGCATTCGCTTTGCTACTGATCGCGGTTTATTTTTCAACATTCCACCCGAATGCAATGGAGGAGGTGGAAGTCCTCTGCGAATCGAATCCGCCTACGGTGCAAAAGGCGAAACAATTAAAAATCCTTTCTTGGAATGTCCAATATTTTGCCGGCAAGGAAAGGGTCTTTTGGTACGACGTGCCCGACGAGTCCGGGCCGGATACCGCGCCGACATCCGAAGAGATCCGATCTACGCTAAAAAAAGTAGCTAACGTCATCTTGGAAAAAAGTCCGGATATTATTTTGCTTCAGGAAGTGGATGACCGAGCGCGGAGAACTCACGGTGAAAATCAATCGGAACGACTTCTTCCCTTGCTTGGAGATCTGTATCCTTGCCGGGCGGAGGCATTTTACTGGAAGGCGGGGTTCGTTCCACATCCTAAAATTCTCGGGTCCGTGGGAATGAAGCTCGTAACTCTGAGTAAATACAAAATCAGCACTGCCATTCGCCATCAATTGCCGCTTGCCGAGCTGGATCCGATTAGCAATCAATTCCAATTAAAGCGGGCGGTCTTACAAGTCGATTTACCGATTACGGAAGGCGGTAAATTCGTAGCATTGAATACCCATTTGGATGCGTTTTCGATGGGAACGGATACCATGCAAAAGCAAGTGAACTTTCTCGCAGGACTATTATCCCGATTGGACGAAGAGAAGGCCGATTGGGTTTTAGGGGGAGATTTTAATCTACTGCCTCCCGGATTCAAGCGATCCTCTTTGCACCCGAACGGAGCTTTCTATTATAGTGATGACGAGGAAATAAAACCTCTTTTTGATAAATGGTCGTCGGGAGCAACGCCGGAAGAATTGAACGGGTCCGATAAGGAAAAATTTTTCACCTATTATCCGAACGATCCGTTGATTGCAAAGCCGGATAGGACGATCGATTATATTTTCTTTTCCAAGGGATTGGTTAAGATTTTCTATTCCGTGATTCGATCGGGAGATGCTGCCGAGGCCAGCGATCATTTTCCGTTGGAAGCCGTATTTCGATTTATCGAATGATCCGATTCCATTCGGAGAAGTTTTGGGGAGTCCTTCGAATTTCGCATTTTATCGGAATTGCAAAATTGATTTTTATCCGAAAGCACGGACTCTTTAAGCGTATCTCAAATGATTTGCCATCCTATTTCTAGCGAAAAAATTAGGAAAAAAAACAGAAAGGTTTATTATGAGACCGTTTAAGATTCTCGGAATCCAGCAAGTTGCCGTCGGCGGGGATAGTAAGGATAAGTTAAAGAACTTTTGGGTGGATATTCTCGGCCTGGAAAGCACCGGAACATATCGTAGCGAAAAAGAAAACGTAAACGAAGATATTCTAAGAATGGGGAAAGGCCCGTATGCCGTCGAAGTGGATATTATGGAACCCGTAGACCCTTCAAAAAGTCCGAAAGTGAATGATCCTAAATTGAATCATATCGGACTGTGGGTGGACGATATTCATAAGGCGGTGGAATGGTTAACTTCAAAGGGAGTTCGTTTTACACCGGGTGGAATTCGAAAAGGCGCGGGAGGTCACGATGTGACTTTTATTCATCCGAAAGGAAACGAAGAATTTCCTCTCTGCGGCGAAGGAGTTCTGATCGAGCTCGTACAAGCTCCGACGGATGTGATCAAAGCATTAGGTTAATTGAATGGATGATTCGGCCTATTTCTTACCTAAAAGGAAATAGGTATGCATCGCGCCTTTTCCCTTCACCTCGATGGTCCCTCTGTCTTCGAAATCGTACTTATCTTTTAGAGTCAGATAGACGGATTCGGAGACATGGATTCTGCCGGTCGATCCGTGGGATTCCATTCTCGAGGCGGTATTCACCGAGTCTCCCCAAAGATCGTACACGAATTTATTTTTACCGATCACGCCGGCGACGACTTCCCCTGTATGAAGTCCGATCCGTACGTTGAATTCGTATTCCAAATCGGGTTTCAGTCTTTCCAGCCGATCCAGCATCTCTAAGGCGGCCTGGGCCGTTTTATCGGCATGGTCTTGGTCCGGCACCGGGATGCCTCCTGCCATCATATAGCAATCACCGATCGTCTTAATTTTTTCGAGCCGGTATTTATCCGCGATTCCGTCGAATTCGGTAAAGATTCGATTCAAAATCTCGACTAATCTCGTAGGTGTCGCGATCTTGGTGGTCAGTTTCGAAAACCCCACGATGTCAGCGAAAAGCACCGTAGAGGAGGAGAAATAATCCGCTATGACTCCTTCCCCTCCTTTCAGACGGTCCGCAATACTGCGAGGCAGAATGTTTAGTAGAAGGTTTTCGGATTTTTGCCGTTCCTCTTCGATACCTTTGTTTAAGACTTCGATCTTTTCCAAAGATTCTTTTAGCTCTCTGTTTCGTTTGGAAAGGGCGCGATAAGCGTCCGCATTATCCACCCCGATTGCCACGTAGTTGGCCAGGGTTCTCAGAATATTCAATTGGTTCGGAGCGAAGGCGTTTTTCTCATAACTATGAACGGTAAGTATTCCTATGAAGCGTTCTTCGACTTTCAACGGAAGATAAACCGCGGATTTGGTATTTTCCCCGAAATGCTTGCGGATTTCGTCGACGTACTGGGGATAATCCTTGTCTATATCCAGCGATATTAATTCGGAACCTTCCTTAAAACAAAAGGAAGAAGGGTTGTCTTCATCTAGGGAATCAACCGAAGGGGCGGGCGTGTATCTTCCGTCGATTACACAAAACTTATACTTGATTGCGTGTTTATCTTCTTCGTAAATTCCGAACGCGAGGATATCCATCGGAACCATCGATTTGGTGTTTTCAAATACGGATTGGATGATGACTTTCGGCTCGAGGGAAGAAGTGATGATTCTGCCGACTTCGGTGACCAACTTTAGGTCCATGTATGCGGATTCCAACATTATGTTGGAATTCGTAAGTGCTTCCTGAGTTTTAAGTAACCTATGTTGAGTGGAATCTCCTATTCTCATAATCTTGGAAGATTGTTTGAGTAGGGATTCGTACGAATCGGAGAGAGCGCGTAATTTATCCTTAGCCTGCTCTTTGCTGGAAGAATTACTTAGAAAAGATTGGGCATCGGACAGGAGTTGGTACTCATGTTCGAAGAAGGTTTTGATTTCCTTTTGCGAATCGTTTTTTTCCATCACCGGATTTTTCCGCCCGGAGACTTTATTTGTAGGACTTCATCCGGAAGGACAGACTAAGATCGGAGGAAAATTCTTCGCCGGTCTCCTGCATATCCTCATCGTCTTCTTTGTAGAGCCATTCTACTTCGACTTTTCCGCCCTTCTCGTGGAATTTTTGAAGGTTATCAAGAATGTCCATGATCACTTTCGACGAGCTGGTATTGAAATAATCCATTTGAAATCTGAATTGGATATGTTTTCCGGCAACCTGCATTGCGTTTAACCATTCGAAAACCGGCTTGTAAAAGGCCATCGCGTTTTCCGGGTAAGACTCGCCTATAATCTCGGCTACGCCTTTCGTTGAATCTAGAATAACTTCAGGTGAAGTTTTAGTTTGTTGTATGTGTAAGGATTCCATTCTTAGTTTTCCTTCGTAAAGAATGCGGAGATAGTAAAGAAAGAGTTTTTGTTGTCCACCGAGTCGAAATGAAAAACAAGGGGTCCGTCTGACTTCCGCGCAATATCTATTAATCCAACCCCGGCTCCCTTACTATCCTCGGGTCTTTCCGACCTGAGCTGTTGCTGGTAAAAGGATTTCAATTCATCCTTGTTCATAGAGTTGATCTTTTGGATCCTTTCCGATAGGAACTCGAGCTTCTCGTTATGGACCAGATTTCCCGATCCAACATGATAGCCAATCGAATTTTCCCTCACTACGAGAATCCCGACACCCGCCTCCTTCATCTCTTCGTTCATTTGGCGCTCCGCCGAATAATGTAACATATTCTGCGCGAGTTCGATAAATACTGCGAAGATTTTTTTAATCTTGGATTCGGAACTCAAGGAGGTCCGAATCATGGAACCAAGTTCCGTGAGGACCTCCTGCGACAGCCTGCCTTTAAACGACACTAGCAGGTTGTACTCACTGGCATCCTTGTAGCTTTTGAATAAATTTATGACTTCATTGTCCATCATTAGCATCTTCCTTTTTCAGAAACTTCTCCTATTGTCCGTCCAGGACTACTCCGATCAGTGTTATGTCGTCCCGCTGCGTCTCATTGTCTTGGTGCGCCAATAGGAAGGACTCCAACCTTTCCTTTTGCTCTTCGCAAGAGAGGTGTTCTATACCTTCGAGAAAATTAACGAATCCTTTTGTTCCGATTTTTTGTCGGTCCGGGTTCGGTTGATCCATAAAACCGTCCGTAGTCAAGTAAACACTGGTACGAACCCCTGATTCCAGGGGAATGGTATGTGTTGTAAATTTTCGCGTTTCTTCTTTTTGCCTGCCGCCGATGGAAGCTCTATCCCCCTTAATTTCGGACAAGTTTCCCGCTTTTCCAATAAAAATAGGCCGTTTTGCACCGGCAAAGTATAAATTGTTTTTATCTATCTTCAGCAGACATATATCCATTCCGTCCCGCGAATTGGTTTGTTCGGTGTCCTGTTTAAGGGCTTGCCGGACGCTTCTATGCAAATATTCTAAAGTCGTTCCCGGATCCGATATACCGGCTTCGTTGACAATTTGGTTTAAAAGAGTGTTGCCGATCATGGACATGAGTGCTCCGGGAACGCCGTGCCCGGTACAATCGACGGCCGCGATGAAGATCGCATCTTCTTGTTTGGAAAACCAATAGAAATCGCCCGAAACGATGTCCTTAGGACGGAAAAGGACGAAATACTCCGGTAGAAATTTGCTCAGAACTTCGGGCGCGGGAAGAATTGCCTGTTGGATATTTAAAGAATACGTAATACTATCGGTAATATGCTGGTTTTTTAAAGCTAAATCGTCGTTCGCTTTTGCCAATTCCTTGGTTCGTTCCGTGACTTTTTCTTCCAAATTGGCATAAAGTAGGGCGTTATCGATGGAAATCGCCGCTTGCGAAGAAAGGATAGAAATCGTTTGTAGCCGATCCGACGTAAAGGCCGCTTCCGAAAGATTATTCTCCAAATATAATATTCCGATTAGTTCTCCCTGTTTAATGATCGGAGAGCATAAGACGGATTTTGTTTTCTGTTCCCTAATATACGGATCCTTATTGAATTTTTCGTCGGCGTGCGCATTTTTTAGAACGAGGTCTTCCTTAGTTCGTTCCACGTAATAAATGACGCTAATCGGAATATTCTTGCTTTCTTGAATCGGTATACCTTGGAGAACTCGAACTTCGTTATCCCAGATGCTTCCTTCGGCTTCGACGTATAGCTTTCCGTCCCTGCGAAGAATCAAAATCCCTTTTTGAGCCCCCACGTTCTCTATGGAGATTTGCATGAGCTTATCCAACAGTGCCTCAAGTTTGATTTCGCCGGAAATGGCGGTGGAACTCTTGAGAATGGATTGGAAATCCAGGGTCTGACCGGTATAAACTTCCGTTGCGGCGGCGGTATGAGTTCCCATCGTACCGATCGTATAGGTCGTGCGAACGGTATCCCGGTTTTTCTCGCGTAGGAATTCCGGATGTTTCGCGCGAAGAAGTTCCTGCTTCTTGATCGCCCCCCATTTTCCGTATCGATGGTAGGCGTCGCTAATGTATTGCGAAGAGATTTTAACGCTACCTTTCGCTAACCAAAATCTTCCGGCAAACTCGCAGGCAAGAGCCTCGTCGTTTGAAAAATCGTTTCTACTCGCCAGTTGGATCGCGAGTTCGTACGTCTTCGCCGCTTTCCAATTCTTATATTCCAAGCGGGAAAGTTCGGCTTCCACCAGTAAATATTTATGTTCGAAGTTTTCGGGCGCGCTTTCGGAGAGAAGTTTTAACTTTGCCAGATTCTTTTTAATTCGTTCCATGAACTTGGCTTTTTGTTCTTGGGAAGAGACCTTATAATTTGCGGCCATCGCTAACGCATGCAGATACGCGTGCTCTTCCACCGAAATTTGTCCGGAAATGTAAGCCAATAATCCTTCCGTTTCGTCGAGTTCCTTCAGTGCGGCGGCGAACTCTCCATACGCCATCAGAAGTTTGGACTTCATGATTTTAAAGAGGCAAACTGGGAACGGGCTTTGATGAGCATTACAAAGTTCTAAAAATTCCTGTTCGCTCATCTCCTCCGTGGAAAATTCCAAATGAGACGCGGTCTTGCCTCTTAAATTGGATACAATTAGCGTGGCGCCCAAAACGGTATCGATGGCTAAGTTGTTTTTTACCTTTCTGGAAAATTTGAGCAACGCATCTATTTTGGTTTTAGCCAATTCTATATTCTTGGATTGTAAAACTACGTTGACCGCGTCGTTCATCGCGCAGTACCCGCCGTGTAAAAACTCCCCGGATTCGAGACTGGATTGGATTCCTTTTTGATTGATCTCTTCCGAAAATTTCAGGTGTCTTACGAAAGGAGTCGTATAATTCGCTAAAATATTCGCCGCTTTGGTAGTTCCACTCGGGTTCTTATGTTTCTCGCTGACTTTTACGGCCAGTTCGGCGAATTCAAAACCTTTCCTGTATTGCTGAAATCCCGAAGATAGAACGATTCCATAGGCGGAATATCCGTACGGATCGGAGAGGTTACCGTATTTTAGAAAAAGGTTAACCATTTTAAGGCAGATGACGGGAAATAAGGCAAGGGCGAAATTATACGCCGTCGGTATTGCGCCAATGAGCAAATTTACGGCCATGATTTGTTCCGGTTGTTGGATGAGCGGAAGTTCCAATAAGGAATCGATCGTTTTTCCTTCCAAAGCCTTGTTCGCGATTTCGATTTCTTCGGTCAGGACCTTGTCAAAGTCCTTTTCGGGAATGTCGACACCGAGCGGTTTGAGAGCCTTGATGATCGTCGGGAGGGCTAGGTCGTATTTTCCCTGTGCGGAATATTGTATTATCAAAAGATTATAGGTTTCCGCTTTTTCGACCGCTGTCTTGCCGTGTTTGAGCAATAGATCGATCGTTTTTTGAGAATCCTCGAAGTTCCCGGTAAGATACTGGGTTTCCGCAAGTTCCTTGTGAATCGAATAACAGAGGTCGTAATAAGTCGCCCAAAGTTTATCATCTCCCTGCGTTCCTTCCGGAAGTGTGAACAGGAGGTCCCTCCCTTTGGCGATATAGACGGATGCCGGTTTGTATGCGGTCGAGTTTTTTGCCTTTTTTCCGGCCAATAAATTCAGTTCCGCCAATCTTTTTTTCTCGGAGGGATCCACGATTAGGGAGGAGCCCGTATTGAGGTGATTTACGATATCGAAGATAGCATCTTCTAGCTGCTTACCCTCGATGCCTTCCAAGAGGAATCTTCCTATTTTAAGGCGGATTTCCTTTTTCTTTTCCTCGTCGATGATTTCGTAAGCGGCCTGTTGTACTCGGTCGTGCTGGAAGCGGAATAATACGGTTTTTGCGGTTTGATCGTTTTTGTCTTTGTTGATCGCCGTTTCCTGAAAGGATTCGGCGACCCGATAATTTTCACCGATCGGGACGATCAACTCTTCGTTTATACATTCCTGTAAAGAGGCTAGAGTTTCCTTAAAGCTTCCCCCTAAAATTCGAGATAATAGAGATAAGTCGAAATTGCTCCCGATACAGGATGCCATTTTAAGAGTTTCTTGAACGACGGGAGATAGCTTCCGGATCCTATTGATCAAGAGCTCGACGACGTTGTCGGAAATTTTCGTATTCTTAATTTTAGGGATGTCCCATTTCCAGCGAGCTTCGCCGACTTTTCCGGATGAAAGGTCGAAATAAACCGCATCTTCCTTGGATAATTGCTTTAAGAGTTCTCCGATGAAGAACGGATTCCCGCCGGTCTTCGCGTGTATTATTTCGGCAAGTTCTTTCGTTTGTTCCCGGGGAGTGCGTAAACTATCCGAGAGCAGTTCGTTCACATCCGAGACAAGGAGCGGATGTAAAACGATCTTGTGCGGTTCCAATCCTTCCTTATCCAACGCGT
It includes:
- the mtnC gene encoding acireductone synthase, encoding MVLEDANVFLFDIEGTTTPIEFVHKILFPYSTRNFLTFFQSVPLGKKLLDELFVASKQESEFGKVLDSRPESLADFCAFLVSKDRKLGALKEIQGRIWKQGYETGELKSTIFPDVPKFLRRIEKSGKTSAVYSSGSVEAQILIFRYCEAGDLTPNFRAYFDTSVGGKREAESYRRIAETLEVEPSTIVFFTDIKEEAEAAQTAGLHPYILDRPGNYPQGEHSFPILSSFDGILAEFS
- a CDS encoding MFS transporter, encoding MSQPSSKKSLLRYIGLGELASCGGNAVLAFWMILGMAFFLFADQNLIAPNLRNIARSFGITEQKEIDWKMGGEIPIFFFVLGGLVSVNMGYLTQRFSRKALVVGTVLLGEIPCLLSGFAQTYNEFLLLRTLTGFGLGGSFPLLFSILGDYFSDKSRSIASGYLSLAMGLGVGVGQLFGGIIGQADLENGWRMSFIYMAAPSFFFMIVYALFCTEPARGRTEKEFTEIADLTTDEADVRLTWKDLRILFANKTNIGIFLQGIPGCVPWGVFFTFLADYYENDYGIPKASAAGLMTFAAIGIFIGTFFGGIIGQKLYNRNKSYMPIFCAVMVLLGTGPSVYLLHAGSAALQPAFIWINVITGFIIAVTGPNVRALILNVNTPKNRAAMFSLYNLTDDLGKGLGPAMAAIILGFVAERSTAFTIAVLFWIPCGLFWWIILKNFRQDEANVHKILSEEAQKLRRTA
- a CDS encoding alpha/beta hydrolase, with protein sequence MAYQHKEFYIQSSRDNTKLYCQAWIKPDANRVLVFNHGFGEHSGRYGNLINYFKDSDVSFYGLDMRGHGKSDGKRGHADTFELFVDDLADFVQEVRRREKKDKILLLGHSMGGVVVIRYALEGINQDYLHAVVASSPALKIPANTFQKFQIAVAGFLRKLSPDTTLDANLDVNLISRDPEVVKAYVEDPLVHGKISFSMGYELFQQGEIANKKAAILRTPILILHGLSDRIADPAGSLEFYNHLVYKNKRIKTYPGFYHETMNEVSPDKETVLKDIKEFLDSLVPEKTGQKKN
- a CDS encoding amidohydrolase family protein codes for the protein MEENQYKGQIIDAWAQPALVSMVQKLPEIASLFKRSGSGGYARKSLSPEETVDLLDEAGVEKVLLRAWCRPGQWVCTNDQIYEYTNRYPDRFVGIATVDLSKPVEAVKELRRAIKDLGFKGLFVLPWLWQLPPNHKLYYPLYVECIELGIPFCTQVGHTGPLMPSETGRPVPYLDEVALTFPTLKIVGGHLGFPWTDEMIGLCMKHQNVYIDTSAHLPSQYPKQLLDYMKTSGRSKVLFGTNFPHLEFNKCANQAAVLDLPDPSLKRFFYANAKRVFQI
- a CDS encoding endonuclease/exonuclease/phosphatase family protein — translated: MKILKNTLYTVLIAFALLLIAVYFSTFHPNAMEEVEVLCESNPPTVQKAKQLKILSWNVQYFAGKERVFWYDVPDESGPDTAPTSEEIRSTLKKVANVILEKSPDIILLQEVDDRARRTHGENQSERLLPLLGDLYPCRAEAFYWKAGFVPHPKILGSVGMKLVTLSKYKISTAIRHQLPLAELDPISNQFQLKRAVLQVDLPITEGGKFVALNTHLDAFSMGTDTMQKQVNFLAGLLSRLDEEKADWVLGGDFNLLPPGFKRSSLHPNGAFYYSDDEEIKPLFDKWSSGATPEELNGSDKEKFFTYYPNDPLIAKPDRTIDYIFFSKGLVKIFYSVIRSGDAAEASDHFPLEAVFRFIE
- a CDS encoding VOC family protein; its protein translation is MRPFKILGIQQVAVGGDSKDKLKNFWVDILGLESTGTYRSEKENVNEDILRMGKGPYAVEVDIMEPVDPSKSPKVNDPKLNHIGLWVDDIHKAVEWLTSKGVRFTPGGIRKGAGGHDVTFIHPKGNEEFPLCGEGVLIELVQAPTDVIKALG